A single genomic interval of Gossypium raimondii isolate GPD5lz chromosome 11, ASM2569854v1, whole genome shotgun sequence harbors:
- the LOC105802853 gene encoding protein DMR6-LIKE OXYGENASE 2 codes for MKPLLTDLVSTVNSIPQNFIRPESDRPNLDEVTFDHSIPLVDLQHLDDGPNRSTVVKAIGDACRNCGFFQVKNHGVSKEVIGKMLHVSKQFFHLPESERLKNYSDDPMKTTRLSTSFNVRTENVSSWRDYLRLHCYPLEDYVHEWPTNPPSFREDTSEYCKNTRRLAVRLLEAISESLDLERDYINSALGKHAQHMAINYYPPCPEPGLTYGLPGHADPNAITILLQDEVPGLQVLKDGKWITVNPIPYTFIVNIGDQIQVVSNDSYKSVLHRAVVNCKEERISVPTFYCPSPDAVMGPAPKLIDPLHHPPLYRNFSYGEYYRSFWKRGLNSETCLDMFKI; via the exons ATGAAGCCGCTATTAACCGACCTTGTATCAACTGTGAATTCCATTCCTCAAAATTTCATTCGACCTGAGTCAGATCGTCCAAACCTCGATGAGGTTACCTTTGATCATTCCATCCCTCTCGTTGATCTCCAGCACCTTGATGATGGCCCCAACCGCTCTACCGTTGTCAAAGCCATTGGCGATGCCTGCCGAAATTGTGGTTTCTTTCAG GTTAAAAACCATGGCGTTTCGAAAGAGGTGATCGGTAAGATGTTGCATGTCTCGAAACAATTCTTCCATTTACCGGAGAGTGAGCGATTGAAGAATTACTCTGATGACCCTATGAAGACCACGAGACTTTCTACGAGTTTTAATGTGAGAACTGAGAATGTATCAAGCTGGAGGGATTACTTGAGACTCCATTGCTACCCTTTGGAAGACTATGTTCATGAATGGCCAACCAACCCTCCATCTTTCAG AGAAGATACTTCTGAGTACTGCAAGAACACCAGAAGGCTGGCAGTGAGACTGCTTGAAGCAATATCAGAAAGCTTAGATCTAGAAAGGGATTACATCAATTCAGCACTTGGAAAGCATGCACAGCACATGGCTATCAACTACTACCCACCGTGTCCCGAGCCAGGGCTCACCTATGGGTTGCCTGGTCATGCTGATCCTAATGCTATTACCATTCTCCTTCAAGATGAGGTGCCTGGTCTGCAAGTGCTCAAAGATGGAAAGTGGATTACTGTCAACCCCATTCCCTACACCTTCATTGTCAATATCGGTGATCAGATACAG GTAGTGAGCAATGATAGTTACAAGAGCGTGCTTCATCGGGCAGTGGTGAATTGCAAGGAAGAGAGGATCTCCGTTCCAACGTTCTATTGCCCATCACCCGACGCCGTGATGGGACCAGCTCCGAAACTGATCGACCCCCTCCATCATCCTCCCTTATACAGGAACTTTTCATACGGTGAATACTACCGCAGCTTCTGGAAACGGGGTCTCAATTCTGAAACATGTTTagacatgtttaaaatttaa